One Nocardioides luti DNA window includes the following coding sequences:
- a CDS encoding aspartate kinase, producing MGIVVQKYGGSSVADAAGIKRVAQKIVATRKAGHDVVVVVSAMGDTTDDLRDLAQQVTPLPPPRELDMLLTAGERISMALVAMAIAQLGHKAQSFTGSQAGVITDSAHGKAKIIDITPGRIEAAIQAGAIAIVAGFQGVSQDTKDITTLGRGASDTTAVALAAALGADVCEIYSDVDGVFTADPRIVPTARKLDRVSTEEMLEMAASGAKILHLRCVEYARRYDMPIHVRSSFSQKEGTWILPAPPEGTEMEQAIIAGVAHDRSEAKITVVGVPDKVGEAARIFEALAASEVNIDMVVQNVSAAATSRTDISFTLPREDGQSAMAALARIQDEVGYDKLLYDDQIGKVSLIGAGMRSHPGITAKFFAALASAGVNIEMISTSEIRISVIVDEAQVDDAVRATHTAFDLDSTEVEAVVYGGTGR from the coding sequence GTGGGCATTGTCGTGCAGAAGTACGGCGGTTCGTCCGTCGCCGACGCGGCCGGCATCAAGCGCGTGGCACAGAAGATCGTGGCGACCCGCAAGGCGGGCCACGACGTCGTCGTCGTGGTCTCGGCCATGGGCGACACGACCGACGACCTCCGCGACCTCGCCCAGCAGGTGACGCCGCTGCCGCCGCCGCGCGAGCTCGACATGCTGCTGACGGCCGGCGAGCGGATCTCCATGGCGCTCGTGGCCATGGCCATCGCGCAGCTCGGTCACAAGGCGCAGTCGTTCACCGGCTCGCAGGCCGGCGTGATCACCGACTCGGCGCACGGCAAGGCCAAGATCATCGACATCACGCCCGGCCGCATCGAGGCCGCGATCCAGGCCGGCGCGATCGCGATCGTGGCCGGCTTCCAGGGCGTCTCGCAGGACACCAAGGACATCACCACGCTCGGTCGCGGCGCCTCGGACACCACCGCGGTGGCGCTCGCCGCCGCGCTGGGCGCCGACGTGTGCGAGATCTACAGCGACGTCGACGGGGTCTTCACCGCCGACCCCCGCATCGTCCCGACCGCCCGCAAGCTCGACCGCGTCTCCACCGAGGAGATGCTCGAGATGGCCGCCTCGGGCGCCAAGATCCTGCACCTGCGCTGCGTCGAGTACGCCCGCCGCTACGACATGCCGATCCACGTGCGCTCCTCCTTCTCCCAGAAGGAGGGCACCTGGATCCTGCCCGCACCCCCGGAAGGAACCGAGATGGAGCAAGCGATCATCGCCGGCGTCGCCCACGACCGCAGCGAGGCCAAGATCACCGTGGTCGGCGTGCCGGACAAGGTCGGCGAGGCCGCCCGCATCTTCGAGGCGCTCGCCGCCTCCGAGGTCAACATCGACATGGTGGTGCAGAACGTCTCCGCCGCCGCGACGTCGCGCACCGACATCTCCTTCACGCTCCCGCGCGAGGACGGCCAGTCCGCGATGGCGGCGCTCGCCCGGATCCAGGACGAGGTCGGCTACGACAAGCTGCTCTACGACGACCAGATCGGCAAGGTGTCGCTCATCGGTGCCGGGATGCGCTCGCACCCGGGGATCACCGCGAAGTTCTTCGCCGCGCTCGCCTCGGCCGGCGTGAACATCGAGATGATCTCCACCTCCGAGATCCGGATCTCCGTGATCGTCGACGAGGCCCAGGTGGACGACGCGGTCCGCGCCACCCACACGGCCTTCGACCTCGACTCCACCGAGGTCGAGGCCGTCGTCTACGGCGGGACCGGCCGATGA
- a CDS encoding DUF5063 domain-containing protein translates to MTDTTPEVSVPLDGATEEFAAQIADQVESFLIALRAVAREADAGRAVSLLLLEISQVLLAGARLGVQRDFTPRAEYQPDVGPEPDIDALRLRLAGMLDNVDTYSFVFDPYAPEVVDSQLSDDLASIATDLENGLRHYRLGNVEEALWWWQFSYVASWGNLAGAALNALLSVISHDRLDADFTGEDEQLAVAEEILEAEMRPGPDAPPR, encoded by the coding sequence ATGACTGACACGACACCCGAGGTCTCCGTGCCGCTGGACGGCGCCACGGAGGAGTTCGCCGCCCAGATCGCCGACCAGGTCGAGAGCTTCCTCATCGCGCTGCGGGCCGTGGCCCGCGAGGCCGACGCCGGCCGCGCCGTCTCGCTGCTGCTGCTCGAGATCAGCCAGGTGCTGCTCGCCGGCGCGCGCCTCGGGGTGCAGCGCGACTTCACCCCGCGTGCGGAGTACCAGCCCGACGTCGGCCCCGAGCCCGACATCGACGCGCTGCGCCTGCGGCTCGCCGGGATGCTCGACAACGTCGACACCTACAGCTTCGTCTTCGACCCGTACGCCCCCGAGGTGGTGGACAGCCAGCTGTCCGACGACCTCGCCAGCATCGCCACCGACCTCGAGAACGGCCTGCGCCACTACCGCCTCGGCAACGTCGAGGAGGCCCTGTGGTGGTGGCAGTTCTCGTACGTCGCCTCGTGGGGCAACCTGGCGGGCGCGGCGCTCAACGCGCTGCTGTCGGTGATCTCGCACGACCGCCTCGACGCGGACTTCACCGGCGAGGACGAGCAGTTGGCCGTGGCCGAGGAGATCCTCGAGGCTGAGATGCGCCCCGGGCCGGACGCTCCGCCCCGGTAG
- the recR gene encoding recombination mediator RecR, translating to MYEGVVQDLIDELGRLPGVGPKSAQRIAFHLLQAEPADVRRLADVLIEVKAKVKFCTICFNVSEDEQCRICRDPRRDPSLLCVVEEYKDVVAIERTREFRGRYHVLGGAISPIDGIGPEQLRIRELMVRLADGAIVETILATDPNLEGEATATYLTRMLKPLGLRVTRLASGLPVGGDLEYADEVTLGRAFAGRRSADD from the coding sequence TTGTACGAAGGTGTCGTCCAGGACCTGATCGACGAGCTCGGCCGGCTGCCGGGCGTGGGTCCCAAGAGCGCGCAGCGGATCGCGTTCCACCTGCTCCAGGCCGAGCCCGCCGACGTACGCCGCCTCGCGGACGTGCTGATCGAGGTCAAGGCCAAGGTGAAGTTCTGCACCATCTGCTTCAACGTCTCCGAGGACGAGCAGTGCCGGATCTGCCGGGACCCGCGGCGGGACCCGTCGCTGCTGTGCGTCGTCGAGGAGTACAAGGACGTCGTCGCGATCGAGCGGACCCGCGAGTTCCGCGGCCGCTACCACGTGCTCGGCGGGGCGATCTCGCCGATCGACGGCATCGGTCCGGAGCAGCTGCGGATCCGCGAGCTGATGGTGCGGCTGGCCGACGGCGCGATCGTCGAGACCATCCTGGCCACCGACCCGAACCTCGAGGGCGAGGCGACCGCGACGTACCTCACCCGGATGCTCAAGCCGCTCGGCTTGCGCGTGACGCGATTGGCGAGTGGACTGCCGGTGGGTGGTGACCTCGAGTACGCCGACGAGGTCACCCTCGGCCGAGCATTCGCAGGAAGGCGATCAGCAGATGACTGA
- a CDS encoding YbaB/EbfC family nucleoid-associated protein, producing MTQNNPFEALGGGGFDMNALLQQAQQMQEQLQDAQAKLTETTVQGTVAGGAVTATVNGVGELVGVEIKAGGFDGASADDLSDLGDMIVAAYRDAKAQADALAGEALGPLAGGGGLPGGAPGSLGF from the coding sequence ATGACGCAGAACAACCCCTTTGAGGCCCTCGGCGGAGGCGGCTTCGACATGAACGCCCTCCTCCAGCAGGCCCAGCAGATGCAGGAGCAGCTCCAGGACGCCCAGGCCAAGCTGACCGAGACCACGGTCCAGGGCACGGTCGCGGGCGGCGCGGTCACCGCGACCGTCAACGGGGTCGGCGAGCTCGTCGGCGTCGAGATCAAGGCCGGCGGCTTCGACGGTGCGAGCGCCGACGACCTGTCCGACCTCGGCGACATGATCGTGGCCGCCTACCGCGACGCGAAGGCCCAGGCCGACGCGCTCGCCGGTGAGGCGCTCGGACCGCTCGCCGGTGGCGGCGGTCTCCCGGGCGGCGCGCCCGGCAGCCTCGGGTTCTAG
- a CDS encoding DNA polymerase III subunit gamma and tau, with amino-acid sequence MESPLALYRRYRPETFQEVIGQEHVTEPLRAALANNRVNHAYLFSGPRGCGKTTSARILARALNCERAPIADPCGECDSCRDLARGGPGSIDVIEIDAASHGGVDDARDLREKAFFAPVRSRYKVYIIDEAHMVSTQGFNALLKLVEEPPEHLRFIFATTEPDKVLPTIRSRTHHYPFRLIPPRLLSAYLSELCGLEGVAIETAAVPLVVRAGAGSARDTLSVLDQLLGGAGEQGVTYALATGLLGYTPDTLLDEVVDAFAVGDGAAVFGVVDKVIETGQDPRRFTEDLLRRLRDLVIVDAVPDAPATGLIDCSQDQGERLVAQAARFGSAELSRAADLVATGLTEMRGATAPRLLLELICARVLLPGADHATGGVMARLDRLEKRAAITGTPSAAVTAAPPPPAAPAQDRPAATSAPSNVEPPLTINPVIRPLPPTTPPAQPELTTTDPSGDREGTWATSATAATTATADAEPPSGVAGSGGEARNERAGSPDGGSAGAVAGVAPVADVAPVQHPTNDPPPPPAAAGGLTLVDVRRLWPDIVEATKLRRRVTWMHLTQNCQVVGLEGRTLTLGFSNTGARDSFDNGGSAEIVRQAAIDVVGADWRIDTIVDPGAKADAGHRPVAPAPAAATPDPFAAPQDTSPSEPPSWATDEPAAPEAAATPTPAAAEPATPPPPAAPKAGPETIAAARGAIQQTRQAGAEVARGQDLAAADADAHPDDLDAETQGLNGAELLRRELGAQVIDEIRHP; translated from the coding sequence GTGGAGTCACCCCTCGCGTTGTACCGCCGCTACCGGCCCGAGACCTTCCAGGAGGTCATCGGTCAGGAGCACGTCACCGAGCCCCTGCGGGCGGCGCTGGCCAACAACCGGGTCAACCACGCCTACCTCTTCTCCGGCCCCCGCGGCTGCGGCAAGACCACCTCGGCCCGGATCCTCGCCCGCGCGCTCAACTGCGAGCGCGCCCCGATCGCCGACCCGTGCGGCGAGTGCGACAGCTGCCGCGACCTGGCGCGGGGCGGGCCCGGCTCGATCGACGTCATCGAGATCGATGCGGCCTCCCACGGCGGCGTCGACGACGCCCGCGACCTGCGCGAGAAGGCCTTCTTCGCCCCGGTCCGCAGCCGCTACAAGGTCTACATCATCGACGAGGCCCACATGGTCTCGACGCAGGGCTTCAACGCGCTGCTCAAGCTGGTCGAGGAGCCGCCGGAGCACCTGCGCTTCATCTTCGCCACGACCGAGCCCGACAAGGTGCTGCCGACGATCCGCTCGCGGACCCACCACTACCCGTTCCGGCTGATCCCGCCGCGGCTGCTCTCGGCGTACCTCTCCGAGCTGTGCGGCCTCGAGGGCGTCGCGATCGAGACCGCCGCCGTCCCGCTGGTCGTGCGGGCGGGTGCCGGCTCCGCGCGCGACACCCTCTCCGTGCTCGACCAGCTCCTCGGCGGCGCCGGCGAGCAGGGCGTGACCTACGCGCTCGCCACCGGCCTGCTGGGCTACACCCCCGACACACTGCTCGACGAGGTCGTCGACGCCTTCGCCGTCGGGGACGGCGCCGCGGTCTTCGGCGTCGTCGACAAGGTGATCGAGACCGGGCAGGACCCGCGCCGCTTCACCGAGGACCTCCTGCGCCGGCTGCGCGACCTGGTCATCGTCGACGCCGTCCCGGACGCCCCCGCCACCGGTCTCATCGACTGCTCCCAGGACCAGGGCGAGCGCCTGGTCGCCCAGGCCGCCCGCTTCGGCTCCGCCGAGCTCAGCCGCGCCGCCGACCTGGTCGCCACCGGGCTCACCGAGATGCGCGGCGCCACCGCCCCGCGCCTGCTGCTCGAGCTCATCTGCGCCCGGGTGCTGCTGCCCGGCGCCGACCACGCCACCGGCGGGGTGATGGCCCGCCTCGACCGCCTGGAGAAGCGCGCCGCGATCACCGGCACCCCGTCGGCCGCCGTCACCGCCGCCCCGCCGCCCCCCGCAGCCCCGGCCCAGGACCGCCCCGCCGCCACCTCGGCCCCCAGCAACGTCGAGCCCCCGCTCACCATCAACCCCGTCATCCGCCCCCTCCCCCCGACCACCCCCCCGGCCCAGCCCGAGCTGACCACCACGGACCCGAGCGGCGACCGGGAGGGCACGTGGGCGACGTCCGCGACCGCCGCGACGACGGCCACGGCGGACGCAGAGCCCCCGTCCGGGGTGGCTGGGTCTGGCGGCGAAGCGAGGAACGAGCGAGCTGGATCGCCGGACGGGGGCTCTGCGGGAGCCGTGGCCGGCGTTGCCCCGGTGGCGGACGTCGCCCCCGTGCAGCACCCGACGAACGACCCGCCCCCGCCCCCGGCCGCCGCCGGCGGTCTCACCCTCGTCGACGTCCGCCGCCTGTGGCCCGACATCGTCGAGGCGACGAAGCTCCGCCGCCGCGTCACCTGGATGCACCTCACCCAGAACTGCCAGGTCGTCGGCCTCGAGGGCCGCACCCTCACCCTGGGCTTCTCCAACACCGGCGCCCGCGACTCCTTCGACAACGGCGGCAGTGCCGAGATCGTGCGCCAGGCCGCCATCGACGTCGTCGGAGCCGACTGGCGCATCGACACGATCGTGGATCCCGGGGCCAAGGCCGACGCCGGCCACCGGCCCGTGGCACCGGCTCCGGCCGCGGCCACGCCGGACCCGTTCGCCGCCCCGCAGGACACCTCGCCGTCCGAGCCCCCCAGCTGGGCGACCGACGAGCCGGCGGCACCCGAGGCCGCGGCCACGCCGACCCCGGCCGCCGCCGAGCCCGCGACGCCCCCGCCCCCGGCGGCTCCCAAGGCCGGCCCGGAGACGATCGCCGCCGCCCGCGGCGCCATCCAGCAGACCCGCCAGGCCGGGGCCGAGGTCGCCCGCGGCCAGGATCTCGCGGCCGCCGACGCCGACGCCCACCCCGACGACCTCGACGCGGAGACCCAGGGGCTCAACGGCGCGGAGCTGCTGCGCCGCGAGCTCGGCGCCCAGGTGATCGACGAGATCCGGCACCCGTGA
- a CDS encoding S8 family serine peptidase, whose protein sequence is MQLSTLPALALAAVLAGSGLVALPAPTYAADGDYFLCDDLTLDDPPGTDDSDSVPLGLLGMDRVYDYLDSLGEKPGAGVGVAVLDAGVSRRSNLMTVVDGMSFTSKPLGTDPADPHGTEVAGLIAAGARPGGKPTGIAPGARIIDVKVFDADQPDQSSGEVGVSTPALISGLNWVADNARRLDIGVANVSLAVTPDLDGRLERAVRRVVAADVVLVASSGNRPRDEADELWEAFNSDTGTEVGPGEDAAKFVWPAGYSDVLAVSTTTAGQDQYPDPKQIVVANSQTDVAAPSAMSVSVALNGGTCRLAEPATSYSAAEVSGLVALLRAHFPKDTAAQVVARLERTADGTLDVPTTLQGKGVVQPFEALTRPLHPTRGGAVTTTAQQTERIRASAPAAEKDVLAGTRHDAVWWGLLGGGVLVLALLLRPVLARRRD, encoded by the coding sequence GTGCAGCTGAGCACCCTGCCGGCGCTCGCTCTCGCCGCGGTGCTCGCGGGGTCGGGGCTGGTCGCGCTGCCGGCGCCGACGTACGCCGCCGACGGCGACTACTTCCTCTGTGACGACCTCACCCTCGACGACCCACCCGGCACCGACGACAGCGACAGCGTGCCGCTGGGCCTGCTCGGCATGGACCGGGTCTACGACTACCTCGACTCCCTGGGGGAGAAGCCCGGGGCTGGGGTGGGCGTGGCCGTGCTGGACGCCGGCGTCTCGCGGCGCAGCAACCTGATGACGGTGGTCGACGGCATGTCCTTCACCTCCAAGCCGCTCGGCACGGACCCCGCCGACCCGCACGGCACCGAGGTCGCCGGCCTGATCGCGGCGGGCGCACGCCCCGGCGGCAAGCCGACGGGCATCGCACCGGGAGCCCGGATCATCGACGTCAAGGTCTTCGACGCCGACCAGCCGGACCAGTCCTCGGGCGAGGTGGGCGTCAGCACGCCGGCGCTGATCTCCGGGCTGAACTGGGTCGCGGACAACGCCCGCCGCCTCGACATCGGCGTCGCGAACGTGTCGCTCGCGGTCACCCCGGACCTCGACGGTCGGCTCGAGCGCGCCGTACGCCGCGTGGTGGCGGCCGACGTCGTGCTCGTGGCCTCGTCCGGCAACCGGCCGCGCGACGAGGCCGACGAGCTGTGGGAGGCGTTCAACAGCGACACCGGCACCGAGGTCGGGCCCGGGGAGGACGCCGCGAAGTTCGTCTGGCCGGCGGGCTACTCCGACGTGCTCGCGGTGAGCACGACGACGGCCGGCCAGGACCAGTACCCCGACCCCAAGCAGATCGTCGTGGCCAACTCCCAGACCGACGTCGCCGCGCCCTCCGCGATGTCGGTGTCCGTCGCGCTGAACGGCGGCACCTGCCGGCTGGCCGAGCCGGCCACGTCGTACTCCGCCGCCGAGGTCAGCGGGCTCGTCGCCCTGCTGCGCGCGCACTTCCCGAAGGACACCGCGGCGCAGGTGGTCGCCCGCCTCGAGCGCACCGCCGACGGCACCCTCGACGTGCCGACGACGCTGCAGGGCAAGGGCGTGGTCCAGCCGTTCGAGGCGCTCACCCGCCCCCTGCACCCGACCCGCGGCGGCGCCGTGACCACGACGGCGCAGCAGACCGAGCGGATCCGGGCGAGCGCCCCCGCTGCCGAGAAGGACGTCCTCGCCGGCACCCGCCACGACGCGGTCTGGTGGGGCCTGCTGGGCGGGGGAGTGCTGGTCCTGGCGCTGCTGCTGCGGCCCGTGCTGGCGCGCCGCCGCGACTGA
- the eccB gene encoding type VII secretion protein EccB has protein sequence MATKKDLVEAYAFSRRRLVTAFVSGAPGGREVEPTRPGRTIVGGLALAVLLVAGAAIAGIFAPRDPDDWNKPGLIVSKETGANYVILTESEHPVLRPVLNTTSARLMLDSYSAPKVVSQDTIDQQKIGGDLGILGAPNTLPTPSLLIDSGWTACIDDRTGIRVDVTQDDVVRPLTGSGFVVQSKGTYYVIAVGTADVGQTASAYRYELPQEPKNAQQSDQDNLLAELGLPPRASAAHVSDDWLALFPAGGDLDFTSFELTGFGDPVSYGNSGNVPPGARIGDLVTYPLPDGTTQSLLLTDSGPSVIAPFPLGVYRHTRTPDGFVTASSDGSRSGPGPVEFAQDAPPTVTREEPQYAAARWPAGTLEPVNGQECAVLTAESGSAPTVQLATDPTEEASAADLPPGPNPPRVDPGRGAYVLSGDWDSADEGSPFVIDAKGTSYQLVGADAASRLGYGSYPVAVVPDSWVELFVPGVNLSIDDALCPPAATKDQPCS, from the coding sequence ATGGCCACCAAGAAGGACCTCGTCGAGGCCTACGCGTTCAGCCGTCGTCGTCTCGTCACCGCGTTCGTCTCCGGCGCCCCCGGCGGGCGCGAGGTCGAGCCGACCCGCCCCGGCCGCACCATCGTCGGCGGCCTCGCCCTCGCCGTGCTGCTGGTGGCCGGCGCGGCCATCGCGGGCATCTTCGCCCCGCGCGACCCCGACGACTGGAACAAGCCCGGCCTGATCGTCTCCAAGGAGACCGGCGCCAACTACGTCATCCTCACCGAGAGCGAGCACCCCGTCCTGCGGCCGGTGCTCAACACCACCTCGGCGCGGCTGATGCTGGACTCCTACAGCGCCCCCAAGGTCGTCTCCCAGGACACGATCGACCAGCAGAAGATCGGTGGCGACCTCGGCATCCTCGGGGCGCCGAACACCCTGCCGACGCCGTCCCTGCTCATCGACAGCGGCTGGACCGCCTGCATCGACGACCGCACCGGGATCCGCGTCGACGTCACCCAGGACGACGTGGTCCGTCCCCTGACCGGCAGCGGCTTCGTGGTGCAGAGCAAGGGCACCTACTACGTGATCGCGGTCGGCACGGCCGACGTCGGCCAGACCGCCAGCGCCTACCGCTACGAGCTGCCGCAGGAGCCGAAGAACGCCCAGCAGAGCGACCAGGACAACCTGCTCGCCGAGCTCGGGCTCCCTCCCCGCGCCAGCGCCGCGCACGTCTCCGACGACTGGCTCGCGCTGTTCCCCGCGGGCGGCGACCTCGACTTCACGAGCTTCGAGCTGACCGGCTTCGGCGACCCCGTCTCCTACGGCAACAGCGGCAACGTGCCGCCCGGCGCGCGGATCGGTGACCTGGTCACCTACCCCCTGCCCGACGGCACCACCCAGTCCCTGCTCCTCACCGACAGCGGCCCGAGCGTGATCGCGCCGTTCCCGCTGGGGGTCTACCGCCACACCCGCACGCCGGACGGCTTCGTCACGGCGTCCTCGGACGGCAGCCGCAGCGGGCCCGGCCCCGTGGAGTTCGCCCAGGACGCGCCGCCCACGGTGACGCGCGAGGAGCCGCAGTACGCCGCCGCCCGCTGGCCCGCGGGCACGCTGGAGCCCGTCAACGGCCAGGAGTGCGCCGTGCTCACCGCCGAGTCCGGCTCGGCGCCCACGGTCCAGCTGGCCACCGATCCCACGGAGGAGGCCTCGGCCGCCGACCTGCCGCCGGGCCCGAACCCGCCCCGGGTCGACCCCGGCCGGGGTGCCTACGTGCTCTCGGGCGACTGGGACTCCGCCGACGAGGGCTCCCCGTTCGTGATCGACGCCAAGGGCACCAGCTACCAGCTCGTCGGGGCCGACGCCGCCTCCCGGCTGGGCTACGGCAGCTACCCGGTGGCGGTCGTCCCGGACAGCTGGGTCGAGCTGTTCGTGCCCGGCGTGAACCTCTCCATCGACGACGCGCTCTGCCCGCCCGCCGCCACGAAGGACCAGCCGTGCAGCTGA
- the eccD gene encoding type VII secretion integral membrane protein EccD has product MTQAPVSASGLVRVTVASGTRRVDLVLPGAVPVAELVPELARSVGLLDAATVFGGYHLVTSEGRELATDAGLTIQGVEDGGLLTVTAGIDDEPPRVYDDVVEAMTDVVERDLKPWEPASGRRTALSAAGLLMALGAVALLIQRGSTLAAVAASVVAAALVTGAVVLSRAQREPEAAVAVAWMGSFYAAVAGLMLASDGGLYGLPVASAGAGALIAGLVALVGLGEGRTLVIPPVVVGAIFLATGLVMRAAEFDPAVVLTIALVLVVMAGSVFPWLALGATGTAVDQLYGTEDITADPDDIDPHRVRADARVAHEILVAVSATVGLLLVLIAPLAVSLGVSGTLLAVMASLVVMLRTRQYRTGSEVLVGLVSGILGLVSVAVSMLWMHPDWRPTAAVALAVTGAVLLAATLLPSTPSVRRGRFGDVAESVALLALLPLLVLAVGIFSSIRG; this is encoded by the coding sequence ATGACTCAGGCGCCCGTCAGCGCATCCGGTCTGGTGCGTGTCACGGTGGCGTCGGGGACCCGACGCGTCGACCTGGTGCTGCCCGGCGCCGTGCCGGTCGCGGAGCTCGTGCCCGAGCTCGCCCGCAGCGTCGGCCTGCTCGACGCGGCCACCGTCTTCGGGGGCTACCACCTCGTCACCTCCGAGGGACGTGAGCTCGCCACCGACGCCGGCCTGACCATCCAGGGCGTCGAGGACGGCGGGCTGCTCACGGTCACCGCCGGCATCGACGACGAGCCGCCGCGCGTGTACGACGACGTCGTCGAGGCGATGACCGACGTCGTGGAGCGCGACCTCAAGCCCTGGGAGCCGGCCTCGGGCCGGCGTACCGCCCTCTCGGCCGCGGGTCTGCTGATGGCGCTGGGCGCCGTGGCCCTCCTCATCCAGCGCGGCTCGACGCTCGCGGCCGTCGCCGCCTCCGTCGTCGCCGCCGCCCTCGTGACCGGCGCGGTGGTGCTGTCCCGCGCCCAGCGCGAGCCCGAGGCCGCGGTCGCCGTCGCCTGGATGGGCTCGTTCTACGCCGCGGTGGCCGGGCTGATGCTCGCCTCCGACGGTGGCCTCTACGGCCTGCCGGTCGCCAGCGCGGGCGCCGGCGCGCTCATCGCCGGCCTGGTCGCGCTCGTGGGCCTGGGCGAGGGGCGCACCCTGGTCATCCCGCCCGTGGTCGTGGGTGCGATCTTCCTGGCCACCGGCCTGGTCATGCGGGCCGCCGAGTTCGACCCGGCCGTCGTGCTGACCATCGCGCTCGTGCTCGTCGTGATGGCGGGCAGCGTCTTCCCGTGGCTCGCGCTCGGCGCGACCGGCACCGCCGTGGACCAGCTCTACGGCACCGAGGACATCACCGCCGACCCCGACGACATCGACCCGCACCGCGTCCGTGCGGACGCCCGCGTGGCGCACGAGATCCTGGTCGCCGTGTCGGCGACCGTCGGCCTGCTACTGGTGCTGATCGCGCCGCTGGCCGTGTCCCTCGGCGTCTCCGGCACCCTGCTCGCCGTGATGGCCTCGCTGGTCGTCATGCTGCGCACCCGGCAGTACCGCACCGGGTCCGAGGTGCTCGTCGGGCTCGTCTCCGGCATCCTCGGGCTGGTCTCGGTGGCCGTCTCCATGCTCTGGATGCACCCGGACTGGCGGCCGACGGCGGCCGTCGCCCTCGCCGTGACCGGTGCCGTGCTCCTGGCCGCGACGCTGCTGCCGTCGACTCCCTCGGTGCGCCGGGGCCGCTTCGGTGACGTGGCCGAGTCGGTCGCGCTGCTCGCCCTGCTGCCGCTGCTCGTCCTGGCCGTCGGCATCTTCTCCTCGATCCGGGGCTGA
- a CDS encoding WXG100 family type VII secretion target, with protein sequence MSLDGLRVNHAGLDTAAEDMYRTVKDIDDRLNRLEQELAPLRSDWTGSAQTAYTQAKAKWDGAIQEMRDLLDETSKTVYQSNAEYKAADQRGAASFDI encoded by the coding sequence ATGAGCCTCGACGGACTTCGCGTCAACCACGCCGGTCTCGACACCGCTGCGGAGGACATGTACCGCACGGTCAAGGACATCGACGACCGCCTGAACCGCCTCGAGCAGGAGCTCGCGCCGCTGCGCAGCGACTGGACGGGTTCGGCGCAGACGGCCTACACCCAGGCCAAGGCCAAGTGGGACGGCGCCATCCAGGAGATGCGCGACCTGCTCGACGAGACCAGCAAGACGGTCTACCAGTCGAACGCCGAGTACAAGGCCGCCGACCAGCGCGGCGCCGCATCGTTCGACATCTGA
- a CDS encoding WXG100 family type VII secretion target, whose amino-acid sequence MGQGEKTLTKAAGMVVDAKKDFDGFSRKLDGQISGLKGKWAGAGGTAFFTLHQAWTEKQNVITNALNEFEASLTSTEKDNINTDEAQSANYNRTAGRLGG is encoded by the coding sequence ATGGGACAGGGTGAAAAGACACTCACCAAGGCCGCCGGCATGGTGGTCGACGCGAAGAAGGACTTCGACGGCTTCAGCCGCAAGCTCGACGGCCAGATCTCGGGCCTGAAGGGCAAGTGGGCCGGCGCCGGCGGCACCGCCTTCTTCACGCTCCACCAGGCGTGGACGGAGAAGCAGAACGTCATCACGAACGCGCTCAACGAGTTCGAGGCGTCGCTCACGTCCACCGAGAAGGACAACATCAACACCGACGAGGCCCAGTCGGCCAACTACAACCGGACGGCCGGCCGCCTCGGCGGCTGA